NNNNNNNNNNNNNNNNNNNNNNNNNNNNNNNNNNNNNNNNNNNNNNNNNNNNNNNNNNNNNNNNNNNNNNNNNNNNNNNNNNNNNNNNNNNNNNNNNNNNNNNNNNNNNNNNNNNNNNNNNNNNNNNNNNNNNNNNNNNNNNNNNNNNNNNNNNNNNNNNNNNNNNNNNNNNNNNNNNNNNNNNNNNNNNNNNNNNNNNNNNNNNNNNNNNNNNNNNNNNNNNNNNNNNNNNNNNNNNNNNNNNNNNNNNNNNNNNNNNNNNNNNNNNNNNNNNNNNNNNNNNNNNNNNNNNNNNNNNNNNNNNNNNNNNNNNNNNNNNNNNNNNNNNNNNNNNNNNNNNNNNNNNNNNNNNNNNNNNNNNNNNNNNNNNNNNNNNNNNNNNNNNNNNNNNNNNNNNNNNNNNNNNNNNNNNNNNNNNNNNNNNNNNNNNNNNNNNNNNNNNNNNNNNNNNNNNNNNNNNNNNNNNNNNNNNNNNNNNNNNNNNNNNNNNNNNNNNNNNNNNNNNNNNNNNNNNNNNNNNNNNNNNNNNNNNNNNNNNNNNNNNNNNNNNNNNNNNNNNNNNNNNNNNNNNNNNNNNNNNNNNNNNNNNNNNNNNNNNNNNNNNNNNNNNNNNNNNNNNNNNNNNNNNNNNNNNNNNNNNNNNNNNNNNNNNNNNNNNNNNNNNNNNNNNNNNNNNNNNNNNNNNNNNNNNNNNNNNNNNNNNNNNNNNNNNNNNNNNNNNNNNNNNNNNNNNNNNNNNNNNNNNNNNNNNNNNNNNNNNNNNNNNNNNNNNNNNNNNNNNNNNNNNNNNNNNNNNNNNNNNNNNNNNNNNNNNNNNNNNNNNNNNNNNNNNNNNNNNNNNNNNNNNNNNNNNNNNNNNNNNNNNNNNNNNNNNNNNNNNNNNNNNNNNNNNNNNNNNNNNNNNNNNNNNNNNNNNNNNNNNNNNNNNNNNNNNNNNNNNNNNNNNNNNNNNNNNNNNNNNNNNNNNNNNNNNNNNNNNNNNNNNNNNNNNNNNNNNNNNNNNNNNNNNNNNNNNNNNNNNNNNNNNNNNNNNNNNNNNNNNNNNNNNNNNNNNNNNNNNNNNNNNNNNNNNNNNNNNNNNNNNNNNNNNNNNNNNNNNNNNNNNNNNNNNNNNNNNNNNNNNNNNNNNNNNNNNNNNNNNNNNNNNNNNNNNNNNNNNNNNNNNNNNNNNNNNNNNNNNNNNNNNNNNNNNNNNNNNNNNNNNNNNNNNNNNNNNNNNNNNNNNNNNNNNNNNNNNNNNNNNNNNNNNNNNNNNNNNNNNNNNNNNNNNNNNNNNNNNNNNNNNNNNNNNNNNNNNNNNNNNNNNNNNNNNNNNNNNNNNNNNNNNNNNNNNNNNNNNNNNNNNNNNNNNNNNNNNNNNNNNNNNNNNNNNNNNNNNNNNNNNNNNNNNNNNNNNNNNNNNNNNNNNNNNNNNNNNNNNNNNNNNNNNNNNNNNNNNNNNNNNNNNNNNNNNNNNNNNNNNNNNNNNNNNNNNNNNNNNNNNNNNNNNNNNNNNNNNNNNNNNNNNNNNNNNNNNNNNNNNNNNNNNNNNNNNNNNNNNNNNNNNNNNNNNNNNNNNNNNNNNNNNNNNNNNNNNNNNNNNNNNNNNNNNNNNNNNNNNNNNNNNNNNNNNNNNNNNNNNNNNNNNNNNNNNNNNNNNNNNNNNNNNNNNNNNNNNNNNNNNNNNNNNNNNNNNNNNNNNNNNNNNNNNNNNNNNNNNNNNNNNNNNNNNNNNNNNNNNNNNNNNNNNNNNNNNNNNNNNNNNNNNNNNNNNNNNNNNNNNNNNNNNNNNNNNNNNNNNNNNNNNNNNNNNNNNNNNNNNNNNNNNNNNNNNNNNNNNNNNNNNNNNNNNNNNNNNNNNNNNNNNNNNNNNNNNNNNNNNNNNNNNNNNNNNNNNNNNNNNNNNNNNNNNNNNNNNNNNNNNNNNNNNNNNNNNNNNNNNNNNNNNNNNNNNNNNNNNNNNNNNNNNNNNNNNNNNNNNNNNNNNNNNNNNNNNNNNNNNNNNNNNNNNNNNNNNNNNNNNNNNNNNNNNNNNNNNNNNNNNNNNNNNNNNNNNNNNNNNNNNNNNNNNNNNNNNNNNNNNNNNNNNNNNNNNNNNNNNNNNNNNNNNNNNNNNNNNNNNNNNNNNNNNNNNNNNNNNNNNNNNNNNNNNNNNNNNNNNNNNNNNNNNNNNNNNNNNNNNNNNNNNNNNNNNNNNNNNNNNNNNNNNNNNNNNNNNNNNNNNNNNNNNNNNNNNNNNNNNNNNNNNNNNNNNNNNNNNNNNNNNNNNNNNNNNNNNNNNNNNNNNNNNNNNNNNNNNNNNNNNNNNNNNNNNNNNNNNNNNNNNNNNNNNNNNNNNNNNNNNNNNNNNNNNNNNNNNNNNNNNNNNNNNNNNNNNNNNNNNNNNNNNNNNNNNNNNNNNNNNNNNNNNNNNNNNNNNNNNNNNNNNNNNNNNNNNNNNNNNNNNNNNNNNNNNNNNNNNNNNNNNNNNNNNNNNNNNNNNNNNNNNNNNNNNNNNNNNNNNNNNNNNNNNNNNNNNNNNNNNNNNNNNNNNNNNNNNNNNNNNNNNNNNNNNNNNNNNNNNNNNNNNNNNNNNNNNNNNNNNNNNNNNNNNNNNNNNNNNNNNNNNNNNNNNNNNNNNNNNNNNNNNNNNNNNNNNNNNNNNNNNNNNNNNNNNNNNNNNNNNNNNNNNNNNNNNNNNNNNNNNNNNNNNNNNNNNNNNNNNNNNNNNNNNNNNNNNNNNNNNNNNNNNNNNNNNNNNNNNNNNNNNNNNNNNNNNNNNNNNNNNNNNNNNNNNNNNNNNNNNNNNNNNNNNNNNNNNNNNNNNNNNNNNNNNNNNNNNNNNNNNNNNNNNNNNNNNNNNNNNNNNNNNNNNNNNNNNNNNNNNNNNNNNNNNNNNNNNNNNNNNNNNNNNNNNNNNNNNNNNNNNNNNNNNNNNNNNNNNNNNNNNNNNNNNNNNNNNNNNNNNNNNNNNNNNNNNNNNNNNNNNNNNNNNNNNNNNNNNNNNNNNNNNNNNNNNNNNNNNNNNNNNNNNNNNNNNNNNNNNNNNNNNNNNNNNNNNNNNNNNNNNNNNNNNNNNNNNNNNNNNNNNNNNNNNNNNNNNNNNNNNNNNNNNNNNNNNNNNNNNNNNNNNNNNNNNNNNNNNNNNNNNNNNNNNNNNNNNNNNNNNNNNNNNNNNNNNNNNNNNNNNNNNNNNNNNNNNNNNNNNNNNNNNNNNNNNNNNNNNNNNNNNNNNNNNNNNNNNNNNNNNNNNNNNNNNNNNNNNNNNNNNNNNNNNNNNNNNNNNNNNNNNNNNNNNNNNNNNNNNNNNNNNNNNNNNNNNNNNNNNNNNNNNNNNNNNNNNNNNNNNNNNNNNNNNNNNNNNNNNNNNNNNNNNNNNNNNNNNNNNaaaaaaaaaaaataagtgactcctaccgggatcgaaacgcgtccagcgcaaagcaagagtttcgaagcgacgacaaaagtagaaagaaacagttcgatgaagaaggaagagagactGAGAGTCGACGTTGGCAAATGTAAGGATACGGGATCGGGATCCTAAGCGCGATTTCGACCTCAGTGAAATGACAAGAGCGTAGAGAGACGCTGTTGTGAGAACGGTAACATCGCAATTGTATCGACGTCACGTTAGCAGTCGTCGTCAGTAAGCGCCATCTCCTATCGATtgtctgaactaaatttgtgaCGTCACTTTCTCTGTATTatcgtcaaaatggcggaatcTCCTTTTTGGGAATGCAATGCTTTGCCCACAGATTTTGTCCTTATATGAGCATATTTTTGGCtcaatgagggctcattccaAATAGGAAGGTCCAAGGAATGGCACTCTGGTCGTCGTTCGAGTCACAAAATCCTTTtagtaacctaaaaatacaaCTATTCTGCGGAAGTATTTTGCTCGACTTTGAACGtccatattattaaatatcgatacaaTACCGTTCAACCACGACCAGAGCGCCATTccttggaccttcctctttcgagtGAGCCCTCATTGAGCCCAAAATATGCTCAAAATCTTTGGGCAAAGCTGACCTATATTTCGGGCCAGATTTTGTCGGATTACAGAGCGCTGCATTATCCGTGTCTATTCccttaaggagatattaaaagaaaacactgaccaatcagagcgcgcgtataccgttgaagcggccgcggtagcgaaggctacgtgctgagcggccgcgtccaatgtccttcgatacgcgtcgagtcacttgttcacgtacgagcgcggccgcttagcacatagccttcgTTACTaaggccgctccaacggtatacgcgcgctctgattggtcagtgttttccgttaatatttcctcaacgaagcctcggacatttttgctaaggaaaaagttgtttcaaatcaccccccgaaccacctttttcaaggtgttacaacatttttgggacaccctgtatattcctTAGCTGAAAAGTGGCGACGACCAATCAGAATCGGGCAACgttatttctttctaaaagGGTACGAATTCGTGGTTCCGGGTGTATTTATATCTGTATTAGCGGCATTTGTCATACAACAATTCTATTATGGTAAATAAACGTGTTCAACTATCGACATTGTATGaaaacattgtaaaaaaagaaaaatattaatttgatttaactaaaacgtgaaattaaaatgtcaGACGAATCAGAATACGAAGTAGAACTAGAAGAGttcgatatttataaacaGAAGTATCAACTGCTACTAGATAGATGTGAAGTCTTACAACAggtttaaatttacatttattacacaaaattactgaaatttttgttatgtttgtCAATCCCAACGGATTGTGTTTAATTACAGGAAAATGAAAGACTGATTTACCGAATTCAGAGAGTAAGGAAACTTCTCAAGCGTacaaggaaggaaaaaaagttaGTCCAATTTGTAGGTTATGTGTTAAACACCACCACATAATATCGTTTGCTACTTGTTAGATAAGAATTAATGTAACTGCTTAGTGCTTCAGCGTATACTATTTGTCTTATATATATTACGCTTTGACAGAATATTTTGATACCatagatttttaattgatcGTTTGGATCAACATGGTGATCGGTGGCGAGAAGCACCTATGGGTGttcttgaagaaaataatgtatttcaaGCAACATCTAAACAAGAAAAAGCTGCAAAGGCCACTGCTCACAATTCTAAAGATGAAAGAacgaaaaaaggaacaaaaaggAAAGGTGCAAAGACGGATCCTAACGCGCCAAAAAGACCAGCAAatccattttttcaattctgtCAAGAACAACGACCTCGTGTTATGGAACGGTTAGCTGGAGAACCAGAACCAAGCAAACAAGAACTCACTAGACAACTTGCAACCACTTGGAAATCTCTTAGTTCCGAAGACAAGaaagtatatattaataagGTTATTAACATATGTGcattcaaatttatagaatatttattattcgcatTTCTTTCTCAGGTATATTATGATATGTATGAACGATCTAAAGAGAAATACGTTGCTGAAATGCAAATCTATAACAAAAAGTCAGAAGATGCACCAAATCAAATGTCTTTAAATATAACGTAGTATTTATACTTAagttaaatgttatttataaatacgtaatttATAATCAGATATTTGCACatactacaatatttatgtatagcaatttaaaataaactataaataagaTCAATAAAAACTGGTaacataatattgtatatgatgtatacaattttatacaggAAGATGTTTTGTGTTGttgaatggaaaaatgtaaaattactattgtaacttttctaatgGAAGTACatttatgttttgaaattgTCTTTCTCCCTTCTGAGGAATGCCATGGTCTGGATTGGATCTTTTTCTTTAGCATGGTTCATAACAGATTGTTCATGGACTCGCATAAACggattcgttaatttttcatcttGAATGGTACTAGGCACAGTAGGGCACCGTTTTTCACGTTGAGAACGAACAGATTCTATTTTTTGACAAATAGCTTCATTTTCAGGTTCTACGTATCGTccgaatttcaaattgttctCTGTATACTCATGGCCACAGTATACTTTCTGttgaatacataaaatactTGTTTTTAAATCTTATATCGCAATCAAATCAAATCTTATATTGTAATCGAATATTGCACAtacaagtataaatataactaTATGCTTACAGTCTCATTGGGCAATGATCCCAAAATTTGTATGAGTGCTTTGTACATTTGATCTGCAGTACCTTCAAAGAATCTACCACAGCCACCAGCAAAGAGTGTGTCTCCTATTTAGTTATATTGATTACTTTTCAGAAAACTTGCAAGGAAGCAAACAtgtagtttatatttttaccagTAAAAACTGCTGGCGTATCTTGATCCcttgtaatataataacaaatgtgTCCAATAGTATGGCATGGTGTTGCAAGGCATTTAACTTTCAGCCCTCCAATGTTAAAGCTATCATCATGTTTTACTTTATGTGTAAGTGCCTCTATTCTATCATCACCTCCATATACTTCCagattgttaaattttttacataattttgcGTTCCCTCCAGCATGATCCCAATGATGATGGGTAGTTAAAACCTttgtcaaatttatattattttgtttgacaGCAGTGGCAACGCTCTCAGGATCAACAGGATCAACAATAGCAGCTTCTTGTGTCGCTTCATCAATgatctttaatattaaattcagtattaaatttaaagctaaaccttaaataaattttaatgcaattcAAATAACTATAAAGATATCAAAACTTTATATATTACAGAAACTGAAAAAAggggtaaataaataaatacgcaCAAGATACATATAGTTATCTTGAAGTGCAGGTAATATTTGAACCTTCATATTTGGTTGTTCTACTATAGTAGAAATTGTTGCACCAATACTACTTGAGGAGATCCTTTTCACTAAAAAAGCaaaattctgtatttatactatgtataaatattatgataaattttttattaagctACAATTTTAagttcatattaaaaaaaaaattttaacaaaatatatgcctaaaatacatacatgtgcacttaaatgtttattattaattatttgtgcgaaatttctaacaataagtacCTTTATTTCAAGAACATAAAATGTCACTGATAAGAGATCATTCTATAACAAGAATTATGTATTTAGATATCACTCTTCACTCTCTTTATAAATGCTGAGTCAGATAATACTTATCATACAAAACATTGTTATGTGACTTTTATTgacatatgtattttatacaagaaatattttcatgtaaaacaGTTACAATTTTCTAGGGTAAATAGTATGTATAAgacttaaatatatataaaaatgtacttatACAACTAAACCTTGTTAAACAATCTTTATGAAAGTTATAAGAATACTtcaattcgattaattatccTCAAAATAGATCAGGtaaaattacttgaaaataatgaatcaaaaataccaataataatagaaaGGCATGCAGTAAAAAGTGAAATACCcttgaaatatagaaatgttaATGTATTTTCAAGCCAAGGACTCGCACGAAATATTCCATTTAACATATTCactaatatatttaatttttgacagCTAAATGAAATCTCATTTGTCTcgcagaattaattattcaataccAATTCCAAAGATCCGGCGAAACATTACTTGCCCGCCGACAACGTGGACTATCAAGAAAACTGGTTTCAATCGACCGTCGAATTATCTaaagacgcggtagcgtctcggcgcaaGGCCACCAAACTCTACTCTTGTGACCATGAAGCCGATTTAATTCGGGCCCCCGCATCTTGGCGGCGCCAGTGTCACTCTTTTACGTAGTATTAAGTTTATATTCTGTGTAAGTTTATTCTATGGTGTATGCACCCGGCAAAATTTAAACTCCACCTCACTCCATATATCCATATTTGGTCACTGAAACATACGAACGTTTTCAATTGTTCGAAGCTAACCGCACGATCGAACGCGATCGATAATTCAACGATTTTACTAAAGACATGGACGATAAAAAacggtaaataatttttaaagtatattataaaatttttaatgaaaatatttaat
The sequence above is drawn from the Hylaeus volcanicus isolate JK05 chromosome 2, UHH_iyHylVolc1.0_haploid, whole genome shotgun sequence genome and encodes:
- the LOC128872739 gene encoding uncharacterized protein LOC128872739 translates to MSDESEYEVELEEFDIYKQKYQLLLDRCEVLQQENERLIYRIQRVRKLLKRTRKEKKFLIDRLDQHGDRWREAPMGVLEENNVFQATSKQEKAAKATAHNSKDERTKKGTKRKGAKTDPNAPKRPANPFFQFCQEQRPRVMERLAGEPEPSKQELTRQLATTWKSLSSEDKKVYYDMYERSKEKYVAEMQIYNKKSEDAPNQMSLNIT
- the LOC128872735 gene encoding hydroxyacylglutathione hydrolase, mitochondrial isoform X2, translating into MFRRIFGIVKRISSSSIGATISTIVEQPNMKVQILPALQDNYMYLIIDEATQEAAIVDPVDPESVATAVKQNNINLTKVLTTHHHWDHAGGNAKLCKKFNNLEVYGGDDRIEALTHKVKHDDSFNIGGLKVKCLATPCHTIGHICYYITRDQDTPAVFTGDTLFAGGCGRFFEGTADQMYKALIQILGSLPNETKVYCGHEYTENNLKFGRYVEPENEAICQKIESVRSQREKRCPTVPSTIQDEKLTNPFMRVHEQSVMNHAKEKDPIQTMAFLRREKDNFKT
- the LOC128872735 gene encoding hydroxyacylglutathione hydrolase, mitochondrial isoform X3 — translated: MKVQILPALQDNYMYLIIDEATQEAAIVDPVDPESVATAVKQNNINLTKVLTTHHHWDHAGGNAKLCKKFNNLEVYGGDDRIEALTHKVKHDDSFNIGGLKVKCLATPCHTIGHICYYITRDQDTPAVFTGDTLFAGGCGRFFEGTADQMYKALIQILGSLPNETKVYCGHEYTENNLKFGRYVEPENEAICQKIESVRSQREKRCPTVPSTIQDEKLTNPFMRVHEQSVMNHAKEKDPIQTMAFLRREKDNFKT
- the LOC128872735 gene encoding hydroxyacylglutathione hydrolase, mitochondrial isoform X1, coding for MLNGIFRASPWLENTLTFLYFKVKRISSSSIGATISTIVEQPNMKVQILPALQDNYMYLIIDEATQEAAIVDPVDPESVATAVKQNNINLTKVLTTHHHWDHAGGNAKLCKKFNNLEVYGGDDRIEALTHKVKHDDSFNIGGLKVKCLATPCHTIGHICYYITRDQDTPAVFTGDTLFAGGCGRFFEGTADQMYKALIQILGSLPNETKVYCGHEYTENNLKFGRYVEPENEAICQKIESVRSQREKRCPTVPSTIQDEKLTNPFMRVHEQSVMNHAKEKDPIQTMAFLRREKDNFKT